In Candidatus Zixiibacteriota bacterium, the following proteins share a genomic window:
- the infA gene encoding translation initiation factor IF-1: protein MAKEQTIQVEGKVIEPLPNAMFKVELDNGHVVLAHISGKMRMHFIKILPGDKVTLELSPYDLSRGRITYRYK from the coding sequence ATGGCGAAAGAACAGACTATTCAGGTCGAAGGTAAAGTTATCGAACCTTTACCCAACGCCATGTTCAAAGTTGAACTGGACAACGGCCACGTAGTTCTCGCACATATCTCCGGCAAAATGAGGATGCACTTTATAAAGATTCTTCCAGGTGATAAAGTCACTTTGGAATTGTCACCTTACGATCTTTCACGCGGACGCATTACCTACCGCTACAAGTAG
- the rpmJ gene encoding 50S ribosomal protein L36 produces the protein MKIRSAVKKRCDHCIIVKRHGVLRVICKKNPSHKQRQG, from the coding sequence ATGAAGATTCGTTCGGCAGTAAAAAAGCGTTGTGATCACTGCATCATCGTGAAGCGTCACGGTGTCCTGCGCGTGATTTGCAAGAAGAACCCAAGCCACAAGCAGCGCCAGGGTTGA
- the rpsM gene encoding 30S ribosomal protein S13, whose amino-acid sequence MARIAGVDLPKEKRVEIGLRYIYGIGPYRARQIIEKTGVNPDTRVHKLTDDDVAKIRACIEDGYTVEGNLRGEINMNIKRLVDIGSYRGLRHRRGLPVRGQRTKTNARSRKGPKRAIGGLKRKPPGKK is encoded by the coding sequence TTGGCTCGAATAGCCGGTGTTGATTTGCCCAAAGAAAAGCGCGTCGAAATAGGCTTGCGCTACATATACGGTATCGGACCGTACCGGGCTCGCCAGATTATTGAGAAGACCGGTGTCAACCCAGACACCCGAGTCCATAAACTCACCGATGACGATGTCGCCAAGATCCGCGCATGTATCGAAGACGGTTACACCGTGGAAGGTAACCTTCGCGGTGAGATCAATATGAACATCAAGCGACTGGTCGATATTGGGTCCTACCGTGGCCTCCGGCACCGCCGCGGCCTGCCGGTGAGGGGTCAACGGACCAAGACCAATGCACGTTCCCGCAAGGGCCCGAAACGGGCTATCGGCGGACTGAAGAGAAAGCCGCCCGGCAAAAAGTAA
- the rpsK gene encoding 30S ribosomal protein S11 has translation MADPKKKSRGKKKSRKVEANGVAHVKATFNNTIVTITDATGKTVSWASAGKVGFKGSKKSTPFAAQLAGTNCAKEAMDMGLRRVEVWVKGPGSGREAAIRSLSAAGLEVTLIKDVTPIPHNGCRPPKRRRV, from the coding sequence GTGGCAGATCCGAAAAAAAAGTCGCGCGGTAAAAAGAAATCGCGCAAAGTCGAAGCCAACGGTGTAGCGCACGTCAAGGCCACCTTCAATAACACGATTGTGACCATCACTGACGCTACCGGCAAAACGGTGTCGTGGGCCTCGGCCGGCAAAGTCGGTTTCAAGGGTTCCAAGAAATCGACCCCCTTTGCCGCCCAGTTGGCCGGTACCAATTGTGCGAAAGAGGCTATGGATATGGGATTGCGGAGAGTCGAAGTCTGGGTCAAAGGTCCCGGCTCGGGTCGTGAAGCGGCGATTCGTTCGCTCTCGGCGGCCGGACTTGAGGTCACTCTGATCAAGGATGTGACCCCGATTCCGCATAACGGATGCCGTCCACCCAAACGGCGTCGAGTTTGA
- the rpsD gene encoding 30S ribosomal protein S4, translated as MARYTDANCKLCRREGEKLFLKGSRCFSEKCAVERRQVAPGQHGRMMRRKVSSYGLQLREKQKVRRTYGVFEKQFRNYFKKADLKTGITGEILLQLLECRLDNLVFRLGFASSRKAARQLVRHRHVTVGGRIVDIPSYSIKPGEVIKIKEKSKNLELIHASLKETGRGDDIPWLRLNKAALEGEMLEVPQRASIPLTFNEQLIVELYSK; from the coding sequence ATGGCTCGTTACACAGATGCCAACTGCAAACTTTGTCGCCGCGAGGGCGAGAAGCTGTTCTTGAAAGGCAGCCGTTGCTTCAGCGAAAAATGCGCTGTCGAACGCAGGCAAGTTGCGCCAGGTCAACACGGACGGATGATGCGTCGCAAGGTGTCGTCTTACGGCTTGCAGCTTCGTGAAAAGCAGAAGGTTCGTCGTACCTACGGAGTTTTCGAGAAGCAGTTTAGAAACTACTTCAAGAAAGCAGACCTGAAAACCGGAATAACCGGCGAGATTTTGTTGCAGCTCTTGGAGTGCCGACTGGACAACCTGGTATTCCGGCTGGGCTTCGCCTCTTCACGCAAAGCGGCCCGACAATTGGTGCGTCATCGCCATGTAACGGTCGGCGGCCGCATTGTGGACATTCCGTCCTATTCGATTAAGCCGGGTGAAGTCATAAAGATCAAGGAGAAGTCCAAAAACCTCGAACTGATTCACGCTTCGCTCAAGGAGACTGGGCGGGGAGACGATATCCCGTGGCTTCGGTTAAACAAGGCAGCGCTGGAGGGTGAAATGCTTGAGGTGCCGCAGCGCGCAAGTATCCCCTTGACGTTCAACGAGCAACTCATTGTCGAGTTGTACTCGAAATAG
- a CDS encoding DNA-directed RNA polymerase subunit alpha, with protein sequence MKWKPLTMPKEVVNDQSSANDNYSRFIIEPLERGYGHTLGNCLRRVLLSSIQGGAVVAMRINGVLHEFSSIPGVYEDVTDIVLNVKSMRLRMHADEMRTLRFKTNSKGKVVASMFQTDSEVEILNGDQAICELTDDVDFEMELDIGSGRSYVVADQNKRPDAPVGTIYVDSLFSPVTKSAFTVENTRVGQRTDYDRLIMEITTDGSITPEDALSYAAKLVKDHLQLFIHLDEEVMVEEEPEVDEDTVRVRNILKTRVDELELSVRSSNCLRAANIQTIQDLVTKSESDMLKYRNFGRKSLNEIGTILEEMGLSFAMDISAYVETES encoded by the coding sequence ATGAAGTGGAAACCACTCACTATGCCCAAGGAGGTCGTCAACGACCAATCGTCGGCCAACGACAATTACTCACGCTTTATCATCGAGCCCCTGGAGCGTGGTTACGGGCATACATTGGGCAACTGTTTACGTCGGGTGCTACTCTCCTCAATTCAGGGTGGGGCCGTTGTGGCTATGCGCATCAATGGTGTGCTGCACGAATTCTCCTCAATCCCCGGTGTCTATGAGGACGTGACCGATATCGTGCTCAATGTCAAGTCGATGAGGCTCAGAATGCACGCCGATGAGATGCGGACTCTCAGGTTCAAGACCAACTCCAAGGGCAAAGTGGTCGCATCGATGTTTCAGACCGATTCGGAAGTTGAGATTCTCAATGGCGATCAGGCTATATGCGAGTTGACCGACGATGTCGACTTCGAGATGGAACTGGACATCGGCTCCGGTCGTAGCTACGTGGTAGCCGATCAAAACAAACGACCGGATGCACCGGTCGGTACGATTTATGTCGACAGCCTGTTCTCACCGGTTACCAAGTCTGCTTTCACCGTGGAGAACACTCGTGTCGGCCAGCGCACAGACTACGACCGTCTCATTATGGAAATCACTACCGATGGTTCTATCACGCCGGAGGACGCGCTCAGTTACGCGGCCAAGCTGGTGAAGGATCACTTGCAGCTGTTCATCCACCTGGATGAGGAAGTGATGGTTGAGGAAGAGCCGGAGGTTGACGAGGATACCGTCCGGGTGCGCAACATTCTCAAGACCAGAGTTGATGAGTTGGAGCTTTCCGTGCGGTCGTCGAACTGCTTGCGCGCCGCCAATATCCAGACCATTCAGGACCTGGTTACCAAGTCCGAGTCCGATATGCTGAAATACCGCAACTTTGGACGTAAATCACTCAATGAAATCGGCACCATTCTCGAAGAGATGGGTCTGTCGTTCGCGATGGATATCTCTGCGTATGTTGAAACCGAGAGTTAG
- the rplQ gene encoding 50S ribosomal protein L17: protein MGHFDRVKKLGRTRPHREAMLGNMAMSLFQHRMIKTTDAKAKALRPLVDRLISTAKKDTLAAKRQVARTVKNKDVFKKLFSEIVPQFADRDSGFSRVIKLGVRRGDGAPLSVVELLIEKPKEADDKKDKKKKKAAAKAGK from the coding sequence ATGGGACACTTCGATAGAGTCAAAAAACTTGGCCGTACCAGACCGCACCGTGAAGCGATGTTGGGCAATATGGCCATGTCGTTGTTTCAACATAGGATGATCAAAACGACCGACGCCAAAGCCAAGGCGCTAAGACCGCTGGTCGATCGACTAATTTCTACGGCCAAGAAAGACACCCTGGCGGCCAAACGGCAGGTGGCGCGAACGGTCAAGAACAAAGATGTCTTCAAGAAGTTGTTCTCAGAGATCGTACCGCAGTTTGCCGACCGCGATTCGGGCTTTTCGCGCGTGATCAAACTGGGCGTTCGTCGTGGCGATGGGGCACCGCTGTCGGTGGTCGAGCTTTTGATAGAGAAACCAAAAGAGGCCGACGACAAGAAGGACAAGAAGAAAAAGAAGGCCGCCGCCAAGGCCGGCAAGTAG